The Leptospira langatensis DNA segment TCTACGTTTGCATTACCAATCTCCCGCCTGGAGATCACGAGTTTTCCTTAGAGCTTGAATTTGCCGATACCGGAGAGAAGGTCATGGGCGTGGGTGGGAATATCCATGTGAATAATGGCTCGGAACCGGTCGAGATCGGCATTCCCATTCCTCATGCAGTCTTTCCGAAAGAAGGACGTTATATCCTTCTTCTCAAAGTGGGAAAAGAGATCGTGGGCAGTCGCCCTCTCTGGGTGGATAAGATCCCTTGATCGAACTAGGTCTTATCGACTTGCTACCTAAGTTCTCTTAATGCGTCATACAAAGAAATCGCTTTATACGCCACTCTTTCATTGCTTTTATATATTAAGATCTCCATTTGGTTGGATCTAGGAAATCGTTTTCGGATCTCCGAGAGAGGGATCTTCATTGTCCTAGTTTCTAATTTTCGATTTAAAACTTCCGAGTTCTCGATGCGAACGATCAGTGTGAGATCCGTTTTTACGGAAGCTTCTTTTTCTTCGGAAGAAAGGACGATCTCTCTTTCGGAGCCTTCTTCTTTTGTATCGCTTATAGTGCGGAATGGGATTGTGATCAGTTCGAACAATGCGACTAGGTCCGCGAAACTACCTAGAATGTCTCGGTTCCAAGGTTTCTCGTCCGTGGAGATCTGTCTGTAGTTCTCCGATTTGC contains these protein-coding regions:
- a CDS encoding DUF6941 family protein, with amino-acid sequence MSSNVGEPVLLALIFADRVITEDNGKKGIIGTFTKFFAQQFPVVFPPWGIYVCITNLPPGDHEFSLELEFADTGEKVMGVGGNIHVNNGSEPVEIGIPIPHAVFPKEGRYILLLKVGKEIVGSRPLWVDKIP